One stretch of Myxocyprinus asiaticus isolate MX2 ecotype Aquarium Trade chromosome 23, UBuf_Myxa_2, whole genome shotgun sequence DNA includes these proteins:
- the LOC127414403 gene encoding cytochrome c oxidase subunit 5B, mitochondrial-like, giving the protein MKTPQRAMAGKGIPTDEEQAAGLERRILQAMKKGQDPYSILKPKEYTGTRGDPHIVPSINNKRLVGCLCEEDNTAIVWFWLHEGNPQRSMWISL; this is encoded by the exons atgaaaacaccTCAGCGTGCCATGGCCGGAAAAG GTATTCCAACAGATGAGGAGCAGGCTGCAGGTTTAGAGCGACGCATCCTACAGGCAATGAAGAAGGGCCAG GATCCATACAGCATACTCAAGCCAAAGGAATACACTGGAACCAGAGGcgaccctcatattgttccaagcaTCAATAACAAACGTCTGGTTGGCTGCCTTT GTGAGGAGGACAACACAGCTATAGTTTGGTTCTGGCTGCACGAGGGAAACCCGCAACGCAGCATGTGGATCTCATTATGA